The Terriglobus tenax genome contains a region encoding:
- a CDS encoding DUF1801 domain-containing protein: MKPDLLRFDGAVEHDPAIDAWFKDREGELGAIARQWFRAMLQCGDEVRELLHDGCPVACLGDVPFGYVNVFTAHVNVGFFQGASLPDPARLLQGSGRFMRHVKLRPGTAIDAAALSKLIERAYADIKSRVENG, from the coding sequence ATGAAACCAGACTTGTTGCGATTCGATGGTGCGGTGGAACATGACCCCGCGATCGATGCCTGGTTCAAAGACCGCGAGGGCGAGCTGGGTGCTATTGCGCGGCAATGGTTCCGGGCGATGCTGCAATGCGGGGACGAGGTCCGCGAACTGCTGCATGACGGCTGCCCGGTCGCCTGCCTGGGAGACGTACCCTTCGGCTACGTCAATGTCTTCACCGCACACGTCAACGTGGGTTTCTTTCAGGGAGCGTCCCTGCCAGACCCCGCCCGGCTGCTGCAGGGCAGCGGAAGGTTTATGCGCCACGTAAAGCTCCGTCCCGGAACCGCCATAGATGCGGCGGCTCTCAGCAAACTTATTGAGAGAGCGTACGCAGACATCAAATCCCGTGTAGAAAACGGCTAG